The DNA sequence CATTTGGTTTATGCACTTGGGGGCGTGTTTTAAAAATTGCACAACTGTGTACATTCCATAAAAATTCGTCAATAAACAGATAAACGTACCCTCACACGGGACACGCCAAACATCCCTTGTTCTGATCATCGGCTTAGCAACTAATATGTGCAAGCAACAActattatattttttttctttgtaAGGAGTCTTTATTCTCTTATTCATGCTTAACTTGTCTTGACTCTCAAGCCTCCAGTGCCAAGGATCTAAGTATATTCCATTACATACTGCGAAAGTATTCATACGAGTCTGAAATATGAGCGCTGACTTCTGACAAAATTATTACAACAAGAAATGTCAACCTTTACCGATCACAACAGAACTCTTCATTTAGATGCATGAGAGAACTAATAAGCTTGGCGCCAAAGCTATGATCATGCTATGAATAGACCTTGATCCATTACAGGATATTCAAATGGGTCGCAGGGATACTCGTAGTCAAATTTCAGAGAATCGTACAAGTATGTAGAGGGTTCACTTAAGAGCCCTGGGTCGTTGCAGTCAGAAAATTCCCTGTTCTGCAGTTCAAAAAAAGTTGGTGAACAATCTTCTTGAAGCAGACAAGCGGGGAAGTTCACATTCAAATATGTCAAAGCTGAGCTCTTTCCAAGGATCAAGTTGCCATTTAACGAATCCAGATCATTTACTAATATATGGTCTATAACCTGATCGTTTGAGCTCTTCCATGCACTTCTGGTAATTGGTTCAGAAGGATTAAAGGTTGTCGTAGAGCACTCGGATTGAACTGGATTCAATGTAAATGCATTTTCTCCAGGCATTTGTTGTCTGATGTTTTGACTACTAAATTCTGTACCATGTGGAGGCATAACTTTGATGTGTGTCAGTTTGTCTCTCTCCTTGTTAAAAGGTGTAGGATAGTTGGGGAAAAAAGTTTCCTGATTGATTTGAATTTGGTCGTGGAGATCAGGCAACAGATTGTTAAATACATTAATTTGCTCGATCTGTGGTTTATGTTCTCGGTTCCAGGAGAATTGAGGTGGAAGGACAGAAGAAAGTGTCGTATACTTGGCATCTAAGTCCGGTGTTCCAAAATTGCAGTTGAGGCCAACTCCTGAACTGCTGGTTGCCTTCTGAATTTCTTGAGCATCACTAACCAGTGCTCCCTTGGTTCCTAAATCTGGTGAGGAAACTACAAAGTCATGGCCTTTTGGATTGGAGCTTTGAACTACAACATTTCCAGGAATACTGAAGTTGGTAATAGCTGCATCGTTCTGTTTGATGTTGATCGAATTCTTAAAGCCAATGTTTCCAGCTTGGTCTCTTGTAGTTGCATCAGTAGACTGCTTTATGCCACCATGAGATGCTTTGATATCATtatctttttgtaatctactCAAATATAGGCGGTATTTCTGCACAACGGAAAGGAGGTACAAGGCTTTTTAAATAGATTGAGCATAACTTTGGTCAAAATTAATTGAAGATTTGTTATATAACTTGAAATCTAACTACCTGCAAGTGGCTAGCAACATTTTCTCGCGTTAACCAGGGCACATTCATTAACTCAAGTATTTTCTTGGGGCCAACTTCTGCCAATTATGGAAGATCATATGAATTAGAAAACAAATGGTATCAGCATTTTGAGAAGGAAATAGAGTTTGAGAACTTACTGTCAAAACCCATGTAATTCACAGCTTTGACAAACTTCTGATGAAGATCTACAGTCCAGACTACTCTAGTTCTCTTCCCAGCAGAGGGATCACCAAAGTTTTTATCATCGTGCTTGTTATCAAAATCTTTTCTTTTCCTTGCTGAATTCAGATCACCTCCACAAAACGAAAATCCATCATCAGACTGGTCTGATATTCCATTTCTCATCATTTGAAATTCTTCAATTCCTGCTTCAAGACCTTCAATATCTCTCACCTCATGTATCTTCTTTCGAAAAACATGTTGCCAGATATTTTTAAGTTCTTTCATTCTTATAGGCTTCAGAAGATAATCACATGCTCCATGTTGAACACCTTTCATAACCCTGCTAGTTTCCCCATCAACTGACATCACTGCATGGAAAGGTTCAGAATTGAACATTAAGTACTAGTTCCGTTGATTTGCACAGGTATATAAAATACAATTTCAGTTAATATTAATCTGCATCAATTTTGTACTACAAGCTCAAGGTTTGGTGACAGTAAACTGACTTATGACAGGAAGATCCATCTCAAGTCCAACATGCTCCAGTAGCTTAAAACCATCCATGTCTGGCATGTTAACATCACTGATAACGATATCAAAACCATCTTTCCTTTCACGAAGTAAATCCAGGGCTTCTCTTGCAAGGCAACAAGTGGTCACTGAAACACAAGAAAAGAAAGCAGTTCGTTCAACAAAAATTATATTCAGATTGTTTAATAGAGTATGCCACTACACAACAGTCCCAGCTGAACATATTCTAAGTACAGATCTTAAAACAGAGTTAATAATATATCCAAGTTAGTTCCAAATCTCTGCTTTAAGCACTATGTTCTTGAACAATACAACTTGAATGGTCTGCTCCATCATCCATAGTCATGACACCGATGCATCTGAATTTCGCAACACATCCTAATAATCAACTATTTTACTTCTGGTAAATTTAGCTGAATAATAACACACATTTGCTTTTACTGATTATTAGGCCCTCCAGAGTATTCAAGTGAAAGAACACAAAAGAGGCTAAGATACCTTTCTCCTAAACCTATTACAATCACTAATCAAGGTGATCATGATTCTATTTACTAGGCTGACAAATAAAATGGTTTTTAAAGTATGTGATGCAAAGGGGTTCATTATACAGGCACTTAACCTTTAAGCCAACTCTATAATCATGAGCTATCGCATTCTTTATCGTCTAAACTTACTACCTTGATCTTTGTAGCAATATTCATGAATCATACCAAGAAAAAACATGATCAGAGGCTTACATGTAATAAAATGAAAGGAACTACTAGTATAATAATGATATGAGTTAAACACCTTCATAAGAACACTTCTTGAGCATCTTTTCGAGGATTTTCAACCAAGTTGGATCATCATCCACAACAAGAACACGAAGACCAGCCGGAAAGGCTTCACCTCTTGGAGAAAAGCCATTACTATAACTATCCATCAAAAGAACATTTGTAAAACTACAGCACCAggtaatttatttatatatatgaaCCAGGGAGTGGGGAGAGGCAAGCAAAAGATGCAGTAGTGGAGAATATTAACACAAACATATAGAATTATAGAGTGAAGTCTTGAAGTGTTAGACTGTtttttgttgatttaacattattttgaaaactaaGAATTTAGAATATATACCGATAACCTGGTCTACTGGTACTAAACTTGCTCTCTTCCTGCGGGGATATCGAGAATTCGAATATTATTAACAATAAATTGTGTTATGTTAATCATGAAAAAAGAATTTATTGTTTTAAGTTTCTTGAGTTAAATTATTTAAGTACAATTAGAAAATTTTCAGTCACATGTTGTCAACCTATAATCTCTATTCTCTTTTAGAATTAATTAGCTCTCCCCACTCCCCACCAATCCAATATTAATTTCTTCAGAAAGAATAAATGGACATTTTCAAAAAGATAAATCATAATTGATGTACCCTGTAGGTGgatatttttaattatatatacaATCCACTGGATGACACATATTTGCACAAATCCACTCAAATATATATGATTAGGAGAGCATAAAGATTGTTTCATGTCACAATTGGTTAAGGCCTTGATGCTCCCTTTTAGAGACTAAAATAATACTAATCTACTTGAGTTATAACCAGCCCATTTCTTCCTATCTGCTTTAATTTTTACCAATTGATTTCTGCCATTTGCAAACATGGTTTATTTCCGGCCACTTTTATTTCGACCAATCTTAAAATCAATGGTTAATCGATATTTACTAATTGTTTCACAAAATTTATGATTTGATATAATTTTGAATCGATAATTTTAATTGTGACCGTGTACGTAATAAATATAAGTGTAATAACAACTCGTTAAAATAACTGTTATATAATTGATCGCTCGGAAATCGGAAATGATAAGAATTCGTAAGTATATATCTCTATACATCTACCTACGTGTGTACAGATACAAGGCCGTCCCTTTTTTGTTATATTAGAATGGAGAAGTCCATTTTTTGGTACATTTGTTCAAAAAATTTCATTTATGGTACAGAATACCTGTACTTGTGGGATTCTCCAACTGACACCCAGAACAAGTGGCATTCTAGGGtcattttaataattttttttttttctctttttcccgTGATGAATTTGTGTTAGTGTGGTTTTGAACGAAATAAAATAAGGTGAATGACTGTTTTTGGATTCCGATATTAAATAAATGGAaaatgttttaattaaaatttttttgttggcttgtaatgtaaacctaatttatgtgtgtattttttaatttaaataaaaaaccGTCTAAATATGAATTTTGTAGCTCCAAAAAGGGTGTCGTGAAATGTGAACCTATATTTTGggaaaaatatatttttgaattaaaaatttatATGACCAACAGTTTTGTAGCTTCGAAAGTGGTGTCTTTAGCGGCGAGTGCGTAATTGTCACGCGTAAATTTGTTTAGGTCCATTTAAATAACCGAAAATTTGTTTTGGGAAAATTTATTTTGGGAAAATTTGTGCATGGACATATTTAAATAACCGAAAATTTGTTTAGGTccatttttctattttttttgtagGTAGACATAAAATGAATGTGCATTGAGTATTGGAAACCAAAATATTATGATAGAACAAGTAAATAATGAAATGGAAAATAAGGAAACGGAACCATATTACAAGTAGACTGCTTGTAATAACAGTAGTACATATGTTTGACAAGAAGATCACGTGTTTTAGTGTGGGCGCCCTGGGTATTTCTTACTACGCTTGGTGTGACCTTCTTGGTTACATAAACTACATTTCTTTCCAGACCGCGGACCATCAATCTCCGTTTGGATCCGTACCGATTGTCCCTTATCCCCGcgtttttctttaattttttaaGGACTCTTCCGGCACTAACTTTCCATACCCCTGCCAAGGTACGGGTAAGTCGTAGTTCCAGTATTCAGTTGGTTCCAACGGATAAATTATTGGCCTGTACAAGTCCTGCATTGTTTGGTTCTTATGGAAATGATCGATGAAATGCTCCCAACTCAATCCATGTGTTATACAACCTGCCATTGCATGGGAGCACAACATGTGATGGGTCGCCCATTTTCCACAGGTGCACGTACGGTCATTGAGGTTGACAACCTGGGTTTTACCTCCCTTTACCGTCCCCTTTGTAGTTGTGTACTGATGTGTTAGTATTTTCATAATCCCGCGGAGACGATGGAAAGTAATAACTGTATGTCCTGTTGCCTTTCTCCGAATTTTAGCTAACATAGTGGCGGAACGTGCACATAACTGTTGCCCCTCTTGTAGACCGTCATCCACTATGTTTCGATGTTTATCTACAATTGTGACCACCTTGTAGAAGAGGTACTCCATCATTGCTGTTACTGGAAGAAAACGAGCCCTCCTTATGTTGCCGTTGAAGCCCTCAAGCATGTTTGTGGTTGTTTGACCGTAGCGAACACCACTATCGTGGGAAAGTGTCCACCTCTCCACGGGTATTGTAGCAAGATATTGTAGGACGGTGGGGGAAATTTCACCAATCCTTGACATATATGCGTCGTGTTTTGAGACTTGTGTGGTTCTTCCAGCTTTCCACATTAAATTTTTTAGTTCACCACCTGGGTGATGACTACAAAAGTTACTTCTTACATGGAGGAGACAAAACCTATGGATGTCGAGTGGCTCAGCAAAACCGTTTGAGGGTCTCGTAGGGCGGAGATAATGTTGGCAGCACGGTCAGAAATGATGCAAACGCCGGTCCGTTGCCAACAGACATGCCTTCGAAGATGCTGCAAAAACTAAGACCAGTTCTCGTACGTCTCCTCATCAACCAAGCCATAACAGAGAGGGAACGGGTGGTTGTTCGAATCAACACCCATAGCAATAAGCAGTTTGCCCCTATATCTTCCTTTCAAGAATGTCCCATCTATTGAAATCACAGGACGTGCATGTTGCCACCCGTCCATCATTGCCTTTAAAGACCAAAAAATCCGCTTGCAGACGGACGTGCCCCGCTCCTTAGCATGAGAGAAAACATCGATCTCAGCAATGGTTCCAGGATTTGTCTTCATAATGGCTGCCAGGAACATGGGTAGAGCTTGGTATGTTGTAGCCCAACTGCCATACACTTCCTCAATTGCTATTTGCTTCCCTCTCCACGCTTTCTTGTACCCCACTATGTGGTTGTGCTCATTGTTGATCAGTGGGATAATTGTTTTAATGGGAATTTCTGGTGTATCTATTACCTGTTTCACATAAAACAGTAAATGTCAAAAAAAATTCGGCTTTAATAAGTGGCGTTTGCTAAAGATTTACCTACAAGTGGTTTTACAAGCTGCGCAATCATCCTTGCAGATAACTTCTTGTGATCTTGTAACGGCCGATCGACCATGCATTTGTGTTTCTCTCTATTAACATTAATCCGCCAGTACCCGGAATCATTCATGAAAGCAGCCCTCATCCTCCAGTTATACCCCTTAGCCCGACACTGTACAATGAGCTGTTCTTTGTTACTCCTTGTAGTTTTATATATACGATCAGTGTTAATATGTGCACGCCTCACTGCTCCCAAGAGCGTTGCTTTGTCACGGTACCAATTGATGGGGATGTACTTAACCAACGGAACAGACATCGTTCACAGTTTGTGTGGGATGGCACGGTACACCTCATTTTCCAAATATCCGTTATAATTTACTTGCTGCGTATTTCAAATGCATAATTAGACATTTACTTGCAAGGTACTGATGATCATTTACGGCTACGTTCGAATTTCAAAACATACTGGGATTGTATTGAGGCGAACCCCCTACCACAACGTATCCACGATGCCGTAAGAGAAGTTGGTTTCATGGGTGTTCTGCTAACCGGGAGTATGAGACATGATGCTGACCTCATCTCCGCATTTCTTGATCGCTGGCGTCCGGAGACTCATACTTTCCATCTCCATTTTGGTGAGGCCACTGTGACATTGGAGGATGTTTACTACATTTTGGGCCTACGCAGTGTCGGACGTCCAGTGTTACCTATTGGAGGGGATGTAGGTGCATCTTTACTCCATAAGCTTCTTGGTGTTGCCCTAGATCCAGAGCTAGATATGGATGTCATAAAGAAGGGTGAAATTAAGATCAGTTGGTTGGTTCGTCAATTTGGTGATTGTCACGTTTACACTCTTCTGCTGATGATGACTACGAGCGTGAGCTCTTGTACCACACGCGTGCACACTTGCTTCTGCTCATTGGCTCTGCTGTGCCAAATTACAGTGGTTACCGCATGCCTTTGAACTTCCTCCCATTTGTTCGGCACGTGGAACACATCAGTACTTACAGCTGGGGCAGTGCATGTCTGACTTATCTTTACCGACGGTTATGCTCTGGCAGTATTGGATATAAGAGGGAGCTTTGTGGTTCCATGACTTTATTACAGGTACATATCCACACTACAACCTTCATGCATACTATTATATACATGATCCATATTTGATACTTAATATTATATGCGTGCAGGTTTGGATCTATGAGCATTGTACAACCTTAGCTCCGATGCAGCGAAACGTTTATTTGATGCAGCATCCCCGTGCTCTGAGGTATGCTACATTCTGACTACTTCATTTGATGTTGACAAATGTTGCAACCATGTCGTTAACACAATACATTTTGCTGTAGGTGGATGGTCCCATTGAATGCTACGACTATGTAGACACATTCGTTGCGCGGGATTCCTATGACCTAGATACCATGTCGGCGAATTCCTTCAGGTGGAGGCCCTACGAGGATTGCGCGGATGAGGCACGAGACATCCCTGCACTTGAGATTTCACTTATGAGTGcaccttctccccttttttacTTGACATGGGTGGAGTGGTGCTACACCGATAGGGTCACTAGACAGTTTGGCTACTTGCAGCAGGTCCCTACCGACTCTCTGCTCCGAGGCCATGATTCTTTTCATAGGGGTCAGAGAGGATGGCCTTTGCAGTTCGATAGGGTGCGTGAGCTGTGGGACTCACGCCACAGTGCGGTGCTTCAGCCACCAGCTTACAGGCGCACTCGGAGACCTATGTGCGCAGTTCAGTATCCTCAGTGGTTCGATAGAGTCACAAGGCATTTCATGATCAACCCTAGGATGTGGAGGGGCCAACAAGGCTTCTAGGGGTCGCAGGGATACCTACCCGTGGCTGTAAGATTTATATTCTTAAGTCAAGTACCTCCATTTTTTTCCTTATATGAGTTTATGTTCACACTTTTACATGTTGTCAATGCAGGCTGAGGGCTTGTCCGCTGCCTACCACCAGATTCGGGGTTCGGGCGTGGCTGAGGATGATGCTACTGTGGATGAGGCACTTCAGGGTTTACATGGCACATTAGATGCCATATGATTCACTTCTCTTTCACAGAGGCCCCCGCATCCACCTCCTGCTACCCCACGTACTAGCGGTGCTCATGCACATAGGCCACGTACCGCTTCTATTCATGTTCCAGTAGCTCCTTTGGATGGTTGGGAGCCTTGGCCTCGCCCATCAGTTGGTGAGGGTTCTTCTCTATACACCTCATCTGCATCAGGTTGGGAGCAAAGTTCCCCGGGACATACTGAGCCTACCTGGGACCACTACGTTCAGGGAGAGGGATCCTCTCATATGTCTACTTGGGGTCATAGTTCCCAACTCCATGATGCAGTGGGCTCCTCGTGGGGGCAGATATCTCAGAGCCATGCTGCTGCTACATCTACTTTTGGCCACAGTACTCAGAGCCCTTATTTCGGCACATCTACTATGTGCCACACTTCTGAGAGCCCTTATGTTGTTCCTAGTGCTTGGGCTGCTGGATCCACTTGGGGCCATTCTACTCAGATTGATTTTCCACAGACTACATACAGTTTTCCACCCGAGACAAGTGGTTCGGGATTTTCTTTTCAAACCCTGACTAGGGGGTTCGACCCGTGGTTGGTACATGACACCTCCGCACAGAGTTTCGAGCAGGGGCGTCAGGTGCATACACCCCATCACATGCAAGAGGAAGATATGAGGGATGACAGTGATGAGCAGGAAGACGCTGGTGAGGAAGCTGATACTCCTGTGCAAGTGAGGCAGCGGCCCCGTAGAGCAGTAAAAGGGAAAAGGAGGCTATGCCACACCGGCGGGAGGTTCTGTGGCTGATTAGTACTGTTGCTCATGTTCCCATCATTCTCATCTTTATTATGCCATGTTTTCAGTTTGTATGCAGTTTAGACTTTACTTTATTAATTATGGTTACTTTCGGACTTGTTGTATTTTATTATGCCACGATCAAGTCAGTTCCGTTCCCGATATTAGTATTCAAAATGCTTTCTAAACTTAAACAATTTAAAACTTGAGCCAAATGAAATTACTGTTACAAGGGAACCATTGGAAAACTAAAATAATACATCAATAATAATTCAGCCATGCAATGACAATAATTGAATGACAGTAAAGCTACATTGAATGATACATCAATAATAATTCAGACACGCAATGATAGATTGCTATAATGTTACTGTAAAGCTACATTGAATGACAAGGATACACTATACAACCCACTGATAAAAGTAATTCAGACACGCAATGGACTAATAATGACAATATCACTACAACGAGTAGTCTTTTCAATCTTTATTCACGCTCTACAGTTGTTACACAATAACGATAAATTTTCCTACTTTCACTACAACGAGTAGTCATTTCAGAATAATTGAAGATAATTGCATGTGAAAATATGACAACTGACTGTCTTCATTAAATGCAGTATGGAAAACAGCAATGACAACTCAAATCACATATTTGCAAATTAATTGTTGGTTGCTGTTGCTGATAAGATTTCAGTGGTTGTTGGATaacattttaaaattataattgttGGGGAGTTTACTGTAAGCATGCAAAATAGCCTTTACGTTGTACCACTACAAAGCTCATTTTTCCCTATAAATACATCATACTTCATAACTTTAAACCTTATGTTCAAACTGTAGGCATCTTATTACACATAAAATGGATAAGGGCAAAGGGCATGCAACGCCTATAAATGTTAAGAGAGGTATGTGTCAACTAAGTTTAGCTGAATCCGTTGAACGTGGAAGGAAAAAGAAAGCATCCAAAACCACGAAGAAATCGTATGGTAAGGTTAATCAGAAAATATTGGACGAAATAAAAGCTGATAAAATGAAGATTGAAAGGGCCTATAACGATATGTCCCAAACAGAGGGGGAACGTATCAGGTGGATGAGGTTTACAAAAAATATGACATAATGAAAATCAACCTTATCGAACAAGACGATAACTTAATAGCAAGGTACGTTGTGGCTCATCAGCAACACCTACAGATGGAGGCTGAGGATGAAGAGTCTGGTGAAGAGTCTGAGGAATATGTCATTAACCTTGCTGATTTTTAGCAAATAATGTAATTTCTTTGCCTCATTGTAATAGGTTTTTCCCTCAAATATCTTCTTCTTGTCCATCACTGCATTAAACACCCCATTTGCGAATCTCCTCGGAATTAATATAAGTTGAAACAAGTACTATGTGCTTTTCAAAGGTATTGCACATTTAATAATTCAGAACTTTAGTCACGTGCAAATGTTTTAAATCATTATTGCCCCAGTTCAAAGTTTAAAGTTTTACCAGTTCATTTTTTTGACTATAAATATCTGCGAATCTATAAGTCATCATCTCCATTTCACCCCTCTCTAGTTTAACCTTCTCCACATTTTTAGATTCATACACTGAGGTCATGAACAAGGGCAAGGGACGAGCAAGGTCGGAAATGCGTAACAACGGGGAAGTTAATTGGTATAAATGGACCGAATCTCAGGCACCTGCTGATTCTCACAGAGCAAAAATCAGTGAGGTCAAACAATTTGTCCGAAGAATGCGAGCTATACGGGCTGCACAAGGATTCGCCGTCCGTGACAATGAACAGTTTCTTGGGTACGGGGAAATGCACTTCGACTTTATGAAATCATCGATCCGGTACGAAGATAACATTATTAAGAATTTCAACGCTGGTAACATTTCAAAGGAAAAACATGATTATGAATTAAAAGAAATGTCTCGATACTACCACTTGATGGAGGACGAGCTTGAGATGAGGAAAAGGGAGGCCGAGGATGTACTCGCAAGGTGTAGGAGTGAAAAGATACGTGAAGAGGAACAGCAGTGGGATAATAAATATGCTACGTATATTGTCAAACTTGGGGATTTTTCTCAAGGCCACGATGATTCTGGTATGGCTACAAACATCTGTTATACTCGTCCCGGCCCCGACCCGTGGCCACCGCGTCAAACTCGGTCGAGTAGGCACGCATCGAGCCACAAAAATGGGGAGGGAGGTCATAAGCATACCTCCCATCACATTCAGGGGGATGACGAAGAAAATGATGAGAAAGCTAACGAGATTGAAGATCAAGATTTTGATCATTACGTAGTTAATCTTGCGGATGATTAAAGAATTTGAGAGTTCTTTCATTATCCCTTTTTCAGTTGCAATGTACTTCCCACTTTATCATTTTCATTATCCCACTTTCCGTTACAACGTACTTTTAAATTAATGTTCCCACATGACACCCTTTCTTCAGTTTCAAATTAAAATCTAAAATGTAACATATACAATTTTTTTGCCAATTACGCCCAAACATGCCCTCGCTTACAATTAAGCACTCGCCGCTCAATACACCATTTTCGAAGCTACAAAAGTGTTAGTGATATTagtttttaataaaaaaactccaaatgtttatttattatttaatcatACAGACTCCAAATATTTTTACATACCTACAAAACAATAGAAAAATGGACCTAAACAAATTTCCGGTTATTTAAATATGTTGTGCACAAATTTGCCCTCCCGTGACAATTACGCACTCGCCGCTCAAGACACCATTTTCGAAGCTATAAAAGTGTTGGTCATataaatttttaattcaaaattaaaattttccCAAAATATAGGTTTACATTACAACACAACAAAAAAATTTGGATCCCAAAAAAACTACGGTTATTTACATACGCACGTGTCAAAACATGCACTCACCTAAAAATTATACACTCACATTTCACGACACCCTTTTTGGAGTTACAAAATTCATATTTAGACggttttttatttaaattaaaaaatacacacataaattaggtttacattacaagccaacaaaaaaaaattaatgaaAACATTTTCCATTTATTTAATATCGGAGTCCAAAAACAGTCCTTCGCCttattttatttctttcaaaaacacacTAACACAACTTCATCAtgggaaaaagagaaaaaaatatatatattaaaatgaCTCAGAACGACACTTGTTCTGGGTGTCAGTTGGAGAATCTCACAATTACAGGCGTTCTGTACtataaataaatttttttgaACAGATATAAAAAAAATGACATATCCATTCTAATATACTAAAAAAAGGACGGAGCCCAGATACAGGCACATTATTTGAGCTACAGATTCATGTTGGTCTGCATGTGTTAATTCTACGTTTACACAAATAGAGCTTTAGCTGGCTTTACAAGAgaatataaaaaaattgaatgATGGTAATATCTCTAACTCACGCAGCCTTAACCACTAAGCTTTAATTATAGTGCATTTGTAAAGTACAGTCCGTAGTGCATGTTAGGATCAAGTAAAGAATTGGAGCTAAGTACAGTGTCACCCATTGTTTGAACAAAAAGTATAGACTAGAAATTTAAAAATGTGAATGTATAGTTTCAAGTTAATTAAAAATAGTTATCGTCAATGGATGGGAGACCCTCTCATAATATTTAGTAGTGTGTTTCGAAAGAGAAAGAGAAGGGGGCACTAACTATCACCTTATATGGTGACCAATAAACAACAAGTTTCCTCGTCTACTTTTGAATCATCGATGGGGATTATGACACGATTAGTTCCATGATTATGATGAATTAACATCAATTACATGAACATTAActcctttcttttcttctctAGAATGAGATTCTATTCTATGTGTTTAAGAAAAAATCGGAGATGAGCTCTATTTCATTCTTTTACTCCTCTACATAGTTTTTCAAATAAggaaactaaaaaatgattaataaactTTTTACACTGTAAagtaaaaaatattaatataatataagTTTATTGATACTCGCTCACTCACATAATTTATGAGAACAAATATATATTTGTAAGATTGTAAAACATATTtgtgaaaagaaaagaagctaaAGACAGTTACTTAACAAGTTCTTACAGCAGTGTGCTCGAATTCGTAAAAATCTTATTACTTTTTAAAATTGGTGTTGATTTTAGTACTATTTTGAACATTTGCTACAAATTTCTCGCATAAGTATCACATATTTACTCTCAGAGAATGCTACAAATTATCTTTAAATCCCTAATCACTGTGTTAATCTTATCCTGTTTTCCGTGTGCAATCTGTGTAGAATGAAATTAAACTACTAAATAAACAATACCAGTATGCCAGATCAATGGGTATTAGAGAGCTTCATTAGAGGTTTAATCATACTTTTTACCAGGTGGGGGGCAGTGATGTTTCTCTTCTAAAAGAAACTCTAAACTTAATGGCCTTAAAAGGGAAATGCCCATG is a window from the Apium graveolens cultivar Ventura chromosome 1, ASM990537v1, whole genome shotgun sequence genome containing:
- the LOC141711889 gene encoding uncharacterized protein LOC141711889; protein product: MSVPLVKYIPINWYRDKATLLGAVRRAHINTDRIYKTTRSNKEQLIVQCRAKGYNWRMRAAFMNDSGYWRINVNREKHKCMVDRPLQDHKKLSARMIAQLVIDTPEIPIKTIIPLINNEHNHIVGYKKAWRGKQIAIEEVYGSWATTYQALPMFLAAIMKTNPGTIAEIDVFSHAKERGTSVCKRIFWSLKAMMDGWQHARPVISIDGTFLKGRYRGKLLIAMGVDSNNHPFPLCYGLVDEETYENWS
- the LOC141671781 gene encoding two-component response regulator ORR26 — encoded protein: MDSYSNGFSPRGEAFPAGLRVLVVDDDPTWLKILEKMLKKCSYEVTTCCLAREALDLLRERKDGFDIVISDVNMPDMDGFKLLEHVGLEMDLPVIMMSVDGETSRVMKGVQHGACDYLLKPIRMKELKNIWQHVFRKKIHEVRDIEGLEAGIEEFQMMRNGISDQSDDGFSFCGGDLNSARKRKDFDNKHDDKNFGDPSAGKRTRVVWTVDLHQKFVKAVNYMGFDKVGPKKILELMNVPWLTRENVASHLQKYRLYLSRLQKDNDIKASHGGIKQSTDATTRDQAGNIGFKNSINIKQNDAAITNFSIPGNVVVQSSNPKGHDFVVSSPDLGTKGALVSDAQEIQKATSSSGVGLNCNFGTPDLDAKYTTLSSVLPPQFSWNREHKPQIEQINVFNNLLPDLHDQIQINQETFFPNYPTPFNKERDKLTHIKVMPPHGTEFSSQNIRQQMPGENAFTLNPVQSECSTTTFNPSEPITRSAWKSSNDQVIDHILVNDLDSLNGNLILGKSSALTYLNVNFPACLLQEDCSPTFFELQNREFSDCNDPGLLSEPSTYLYDSLKFDYEYPCDPFEYPVMDQGLFIA